The genomic DNA GCTATAAGAGAAGAGCTGGCCGGTATATTTTTGTAAATAGGGGCCTCATGTTAAAGAAGTAGCTGCTAGTAGATAATTTATTTTGGATTCCTTTCCATACCGCTTGGTGCTAACATGCGTATTACTAATTGCAAATTAGTACAAGCAAAAGAATACAGAGGAAGGCAAGCTAATATGCGTAGATATTTTTATGGCGTCAAATTTTAATTAATCACCACATGAGAAGGCATACTCGTTGAATTGTATATTCTCACTGGTAGCCACACAGATGTCAAAGAATTAACTCGGCTTCATTTGCTTGCACAAATGGAGTGAACTATATACGGATGTAGCCTATACCCATTATCTGATTGAGGATATGTTCCAAGAAGGGGCAGCTATCATATTAAGGAGCCAAGGGAAGAACAATAGACCCGCTGCGAAACAAAAAACCCCATTATTTTTTCGCCCTTTAGAGCATTTATTGGCTGTTTTTTGTATATCAAAAATCGTTTCGCAGCGGGTCTAATGCAAAAAAAAGAGCCCCTTCGATAGTTTTTCTAAAAGAGCATATGATAAAGGTATAGAGACGAGCATCAGCTAAATTAAGGGTATGTTCCTGAGAAAGTTTTATGAAGTAACCTTTTCTGTTCGCTTTTCAAATGCATACAACTTATCTTAACTAGCAACTTGAGTTAATTAGTTAACTCCAAAATGGAATGGTATAAAATCTACTTGTAAAGATTAATAGCCTTATAAGCTGCGGAATAAAAATTAGTAAAACAATTATATAGTTACATAATAGGATGGATAGCCCTAGTTATTTAAACTTTGATAATAAAAATTACGCTTGGAAGAATACCATTAATTACCGTGAAGAGCCATATCTTTATCGAGTAGGTAAAGGAGAACAAGGTGTATTAATATGCCAACCTTATAAAAAAGAAATTGGCCCTTATTGGCGTTTTAAAACTCCTGATATAGCAAAAGAAAGTAGCGAAAAAATATACCAACTGTTTTTAACCTACTTAGAAAACAACGATTTTATAGGTGCTGATATGGCTCGTAAATACTTACAAATGGGCTATACAAGAGCTAGGCGATATGCCAATTATAAAGGAGGGAAGAAATATGATGCCTTGCATGATTATGCACAGTTAGAAAGAGGTACGGGCGAAGAAGAAAAGGCCATAAGTGCCAGGATATTTTATGGAAGATGGAAAGAGGCAGAAGCTAATCCTAAATATGCACAGTTGAAGCAAGCATGGAAAGAGCAGTATGGTTAGAAATATAGTTATCTATTAAACTTTTGAATAAATAAAGTAAAAGCCTAGCTTAAAAAATTACCTGTTAAGCTTTTACTTAAATTAGTAATTACCAACCCCTTTTGTTTCGTCTTGCAGCTAACTTTTGCTGCACTACCACCGTAGTAGTATTAGACTTAGCTAGATTGTGTGGAACCATTTTTCCCCTTTGTGGTAAAAATGACCAGAGTTCTTGGGTCCAAGCCTGTGCATAGGGACCTTTAAATTGGCCACCAATCAAGTAGATCGGCCAGTTGGCAGGTAAAGGCTTTAACTCTTTCTGAATCATCTCTATCCCTTGGCGAATTAAACTAGCTAACTCCTGTGCTGCCAGCTTGACAATAAGGTGTGCTACCGGGTCTTTTTTACTATAAGCGCATTCAAAAACTATTGGAGCAATCGCTGCTACCTGTTCAGAACTGATGGTGCCATCCTGCAAAAGTGGAATTAGACGATATAGTTCTTGTTTTTGAAACATTTCTTTTAAAATAGGAGTCAAAGCTGTTTTCATACCAAAACCCTTATCTTCAGCTATAGCTGCAGCTATAGCCTTTTTTCCTACAGAGAAACCACTCCCTTCATCTCCTAAGTACCATCCAAGCCCCCCAAAGCGCAAGCAATGTCCCTGATGCTTGACAAAAGCAACAGAGCCTAATCCGGCAATCAATACAGCCCCATCTTTTTGGCTTAAAAGCTCTTTAGCTAAGTTAATATCTGTGGTTACAACAATTTTATCTGGGTTCAAACCCCATTGTTGAAATAAATCGATAAATTTTTGGCGTATTTCTGGGAGCCCAATGCCTGCAAAACCTGCAACAACTGCAACAGAGCTTTTATTCTGTAAAGGATTGTTACCTGGAGGGAACTTAACTTGGTTTAAAAGTTTTTCTAGTCGTTTCTGTACTAAATCCCAACCCAAACTTGCAACGTTACTTCCTTCGGTATAAATTTCTTGTACTATGCCCGCGGGTCCTTGTAAAGGAATAACTGCTCCTTGGGTAGTAACAACTTGTAAAGAAGTTTTAGAACCACGTCCATCAATACATAAAATGTAGTCAGCATGAGGTACTACTATTAGGTCATCGGCAATAACCTGTTGGCCAAGAATAGAAAAAAGGGAAACTGCTACTAGAAACATCCTGTTTACCATGTCTATTTTTATTTTGAGGTACTTAAACATACTCAGCTAACTTCAAAACAGCAAATAGATTATCATGAATAAATCGTGGTGCAAAGTAAAATAGTACTTAAATCAACAGAAATGTATTATTGAACTTTTTAGCCTTCAAACTAGTCGGCATACTCTAAATTAAAAGTATATGCTTGCTTAAAAGTCATATACATGCTTTGTATCAAGGTTTTGAAAAAATATAGCGTAGGTTTAAGAAAAGATAAAAATTGTTAAAGCCTTATCGTTCTATCAATCTAGATGTCTTACTGTAAAGAAAAAAGTATATAATATGACTACCAAGGAGCAAGCTTAACCTAGTTAGTTAGCTATGTGGTAATTTAAATTTTTATTTTTAGTACTGTAATTAGTGTGCAAATTTTTAATTTGCGGAGGCTATATGCAATTGTTTATATTGCTAATGTAGCACTCTCTTTTAATATCGAATATCGGCTAATAAGCTATCTATTATATGAGTTTCTCAAAAAAGATATTGTACTTAGGCATTAGTTTTTCATTAGTGTTTGTCTCTTATAGTAGCAAGGCAAACAACGAGCAGCTCAAGCTGTCATCTATTGTGGAAATACAAGGAATTACAGATGAGAGTGTATTAAAAAATGCCTCAGTAAGCCTTTATGCTGTTAATACCGCAACAAGAGAGGTTATTCATTCTATTAATCCACATATAAGTTTAGTTCCGGCGTCTTCTCTAAAGCTTTTTACTACGGCTACAGCATTGGAAATTTTAGGAGAAGATTTTAAATTTCAAACACGTTTACAGTATAATGGAGAGGTGGATAAAAGAGGGACTCTTAGAGGTAATCTATACATTCTAGGGGAAGGGGATCCTACTTTAGGTTCAAAAATGTTCAGAGAATATTATTATGATCCATACTTTATAGAAACATGGATCAATACTATTAAAGCCAAAGGTATTAAAAGAATAAACGGGGCTGTTATAGGAGATACAAAAACTCTTGAAGATTACACAGCACCAGATACATGGGTGGTAGAAGATTTAGGTAATGAGTATGGTGCAGTTTATAGTGAGTTATCCATATTTGATAATAAATATGAAATGCTTTTTATGCCTCGTTTAATAGATGAAACTAAATTAGATATTGTTCAAATCAGTCCACAAATTCCTGAAGAAGTTAAAATTATCAATCGATTGCAAAGGGTAGGGGATAAATACCAGTTTTGTATTTATGGTATGCCTTATAAAAATACGAGAATAATCAAAGGTGCTATTCCACAGGACAAGTTAACACTGGTAGTTAAAGCGTCTATACCAGATCCTGCTTATTGGGCTGCCTATACTTTAAGAAATGAATTAGAAAAAAACGGTATCAAAGTTAAAAAAGGGCCTACTACCACAAGACGTAAACAAGAACTTCATTTACATAAAGGTAATTTAGAACCAGAAATACGTCAAGTGAAACGACAGCAAGAAGGTAAATATCAAAAAAGTAAGCGAAATGTAAAAAAAGACGAGACACCAAGGGTTGATTTATATACTAACTATTCTCCTCCACTAAAAGATATAGTAGTCATCACAAACCGAGAAAGTAATAATTTGTATGCAGAACATATTATTAACCAAATTGGTTTACATATAGCAGGCAAAGAAGATACAGAAAATGGAATTAAAGCAGCAATAGACTTTTGGTGTGCTGCAGGTATAGATACAACAGGTATATTCCTCCATGATGGAAGTGGCCTATCTAGATATAATAGCATTACAACTAAGCAGCTGGTTGATATTTTGTGCTATATGAAAAACAGCAAAAACTTTGATGCCTTTTATCACTCGTTACCTATAGCAGGAGAGACAGGAACCTTAAAAGAATTATTTACAAAAGCCCCTTTAAAAGGAAATCTTAAAGCTAAAACTGGTGGTATGAAAAGAGTATTGAGTTATACAGGCTACTGCACTACCATCAGTGGAACAGAAATAGCCTTTTCATTGATTGTCAATAATTATAATGGAACACCTAAGGAATTAAAACAACAAATAGAAAAGTTGCTTACAGCACTTGTTAATGAGGCATTACCTTTGCATTATAAATGATAGCCATGTTTGCTAGGTGCACATTGGGTAACTAAAGCATAGGTTAAGTAACCAAAAAGTATGCACCCATATAGTAATATGATATATATAGGCTGTTCAGGTTGGTCCTATAAAAACTGGAAGTCTGTATTTTATCCACCAACACTTTCTTCTAAGAATTACTTTGCATACTATGCCACTCATTTTAAAACTGTCGAGGTAAACAGCACTTTTTATCATTTTCCTACATCAAAAACAGTCCATACATGGGTACAACAAACTCCTTCTGACTTCAAATTTACTTTAAAAGTTAGCAGAGAAATTACTCATCTTAAGCGGATGCATCAAGTTCGAGAGCTGCTTAACAATTTTTATGGTTTATCAGATATACTAAAAGATAAACTTGATTGTTTCCTTTTTCAATTTCCAGCAAGTTTTAGGTTTACACCAGAGTACCTGGAGCGGATTCTTGAACAGCTTGACCCTTGCTATAGAAATGTGCTTGAATTTCGAGATTCTAGTTGGTGGCATCCTGAAATAATCCGTATTCTTCAAGAACATCATATAATATGCTGCACAGTAAGTGGTTTTGGACTGCCGGAAGATCTTAATATAACAGATAAAGCTGCCTATATCCGATTGCATGGGTATCCAGTTTATACGGGATGTTATTCAGAACAAGAATTGGTAAATTGGGCACAAAAGATAAAAGTAGAACAGATAAAAGAGCTATGGGTATATTTCAATAATACTATGCATGGACATGCTATTCAGAATGCTACTGAATTAAAAAAATTACTTGAACTTACCTAAATATAAGCTATTGTAGGCTTGTATCTCACATATTTTTTTCTTAATTTAAGTATAAATCCCTTTTACATATACAAGTTAATGAAAGCAAAAGAGTCCTGCTTTTTTTTTGCTAAACACTTGCTTGGTATTTATTTTTTTAATATCATATTATTCTTTTAATATTTAAATAAAAAAGATATGTCTGTACAACATTTCAAAAAACACAATTTTAGCAAGCAACCATTAATAGTTAAAATGATTGTTTGTACTGCGCTTGGTTTTATTGCAGGCCGGTATGCCAATTTATTTAATAACCATCATCTTGCTCATTCAGAACGAGTAGAAGATACTTCTGCAACTTTTGTAGGGTGGATATAATATTCGAAACTAATGATATATTAGACTTCTTGCATAATCTCAAAAATCTTTGCATAAAAACTCATTCTATATAACTGTAAATAGGGTTATGCAAGAGGTCTGTTTAAAGAGCATGCCTAGATTATATGCATACGCTTTATAGAGTATAAAAAATATGCTGGTTATGCTTTTGCCTTTCAGTAAAATGTAGCCAGTTATTATTTTATCAACTCACAGTTCATAGA from Candidatus Amoebophilus asiaticus 5a2 includes the following:
- a CDS encoding DUF4385 domain-containing protein — protein: MDSPSYLNFDNKNYAWKNTINYREEPYLYRVGKGEQGVLICQPYKKEIGPYWRFKTPDIAKESSEKIYQLFLTYLENNDFIGADMARKYLQMGYTRARRYANYKGGKKYDALHDYAQLERGTGEEEKAISARIFYGRWKEAEANPKYAQLKQAWKEQYG
- a CDS encoding N-acetylglucosamine kinase, with the protein product MVNRMFLVAVSLFSILGQQVIADDLIVVPHADYILCIDGRGSKTSLQVVTTQGAVIPLQGPAGIVQEIYTEGSNVASLGWDLVQKRLEKLLNQVKFPPGNNPLQNKSSVAVVAGFAGIGLPEIRQKFIDLFQQWGLNPDKIVVTTDINLAKELLSQKDGAVLIAGLGSVAFVKHQGHCLRFGGLGWYLGDEGSGFSVGKKAIAAAIAEDKGFGMKTALTPILKEMFQKQELYRLIPLLQDGTISSEQVAAIAPIVFECAYSKKDPVAHLIVKLAAQELASLIRQGIEMIQKELKPLPANWPIYLIGGQFKGPYAQAWTQELWSFLPQRGKMVPHNLAKSNTTTVVVQQKLAARRNKRGW
- the dacB gene encoding D-alanyl-D-alanine carboxypeptidase/D-alanyl-D-alanine endopeptidase, translated to MFVSYSSKANNEQLKLSSIVEIQGITDESVLKNASVSLYAVNTATREVIHSINPHISLVPASSLKLFTTATALEILGEDFKFQTRLQYNGEVDKRGTLRGNLYILGEGDPTLGSKMFREYYYDPYFIETWINTIKAKGIKRINGAVIGDTKTLEDYTAPDTWVVEDLGNEYGAVYSELSIFDNKYEMLFMPRLIDETKLDIVQISPQIPEEVKIINRLQRVGDKYQFCIYGMPYKNTRIIKGAIPQDKLTLVVKASIPDPAYWAAYTLRNELEKNGIKVKKGPTTTRRKQELHLHKGNLEPEIRQVKRQQEGKYQKSKRNVKKDETPRVDLYTNYSPPLKDIVVITNRESNNLYAEHIINQIGLHIAGKEDTENGIKAAIDFWCAAGIDTTGIFLHDGSGLSRYNSITTKQLVDILCYMKNSKNFDAFYHSLPIAGETGTLKELFTKAPLKGNLKAKTGGMKRVLSYTGYCTTISGTEIAFSLIVNNYNGTPKELKQQIEKLLTALVNEALPLHYK
- a CDS encoding DUF72 domain-containing protein, translating into MHPYSNMIYIGCSGWSYKNWKSVFYPPTLSSKNYFAYYATHFKTVEVNSTFYHFPTSKTVHTWVQQTPSDFKFTLKVSREITHLKRMHQVRELLNNFYGLSDILKDKLDCFLFQFPASFRFTPEYLERILEQLDPCYRNVLEFRDSSWWHPEIIRILQEHHIICCTVSGFGLPEDLNITDKAAYIRLHGYPVYTGCYSEQELVNWAQKIKVEQIKELWVYFNNTMHGHAIQNATELKKLLELT